One region of Oryza sativa Japonica Group chromosome 10, ASM3414082v1 genomic DNA includes:
- the LOC136353537 gene encoding uncharacterized protein, which translates to MKVALEQIRGKFEESFQLLFNWKAEMEKSPSKKMCFKRIFVALKPCIDGFLAGCRPFIGVDATKLTERLVISADACKGLEKVVDASFPMPVEHRECIRHLYSNFLKKFHGTVITDHLYHVTKSYTKEGFKYHMGQIHVAKPEAIQFLEKHHSRIWYTCGFGEGNKCDYLTNNMSESINAKIRGLKELLPHELVDSIRDLIMEKMTTRREVAKNLGDEILMSVMKQLNDLTSLLKVVKVARSDDGFAEVTLVDADNMTRRHTVDLDNRKCSCRVWQVSGRVAPMTHRSQWPIVDLGFKVHALRQKSGARSPRVQRIRGCLEPGRKKVKCKRCHGFGHFQKTCKQARPGDEHDMGS; encoded by the exons ATGAAGGTTGCACTGGAACAGATACGCGGGAAATTTGAAGAGAGCTTTCAATTGCTTTTCAACTGGAAGGCTGAAATGGAGAAGTCTCCAAGCAAGAAAATGTGTTTTAAGCGCATATTTGTAGCTCTAAAACCTTGCATAGATGGCTTTCTTGCTGGATGTAGACCCTTTATAGGTGTAGATGCAACTAAGTTGACTG AAAGATTGGTGATATCAGCAGATGCTTGCAAGGGGTTAGAGAAGGTTGTTGATGCTTCATTTCCTATGCCTGTGGAGCATAGAGAGTGCATTAGGCACCTCTATTCTAACTTTTTGAAGAAGTTTCATGGTACTGTTATCACTGATCATCTGTACCATGTTACTAAAAGCTACACAAAAGAAGGCTTCAAATACCATATGGGTCAAATACATGTAGCCAAGCCAGAAGCAATACAGTTTCTTGAGAAGCATCATTCAAGGATATGGTACACATGTGGGTTTGGGGAAGGCAACAAGTGTGATTACTTGACAAATAATATGTCAGAGAGCATTAATGCTAAAATAAGAGGATTGAAAGAGTTGCTTCCACATGAATTAGTTGACTCCATTAgagacttaatcatggagaagaTGACCACTAGAAGAGAAGTGGCCAAGAACCTGGGTGATGAAATTCTTATGTCAGTGATGAAGCAGTTGAATGATTTGACTTCTCTTCTCAAGGTTGTTAAGGTGGCAAGGAGTGATGATGGCTTTGCAGAAGTCACTCTTGTTGATGCTGACAATATGACTAGAAGGCACACTGTTGATCTAGACAATCGCAAGTGCTCTTGTAGGGTTTGGCAAGTATCAG GTAGAGTTGCACCCATGACTCATAGATCACAGTGGCCAATAGTTGATCTTGGCTTCAAGGTGCATGCACTTAGGCAAAAGAGTGGTGCTCGAAGTCCTAGAGTACAGAGGATAAGGGGTTGTCTAGAGCCGGGAAGAAAGAAGGTGAAATGTAAGAGATGTCATGGATTTGGTCATTTCCAAAAGACATGCAAACAGGCTAGGCCTGGTGATGAACATGATATGGGCAGCTAA